A genome region from Chlorobaculum tepidum TLS includes the following:
- a CDS encoding GyrI-like domain-containing protein: MDFECQFVCELKELAPVPALLIRTQTTMSELGSLFEAGYHDILQLLAGQGKSPSGPPFARYFGMSAGTFEVEFGFPVEGGVEGSGRVVTGLTPSGKAASSLYIGPYGEIEAVYDALMKWVDDNGFDLSGEAYEIYLDNPAETAPDQLRTRVSLMLHES, translated from the coding sequence ATGGACTTTGAATGCCAGTTCGTGTGTGAGCTGAAAGAGCTCGCGCCGGTTCCAGCCCTGCTTATTCGCACACAAACCACCATGAGCGAGCTCGGCTCTTTGTTTGAAGCCGGCTACCATGATATCCTGCAACTGCTTGCAGGCCAGGGCAAATCGCCGTCGGGACCGCCTTTCGCGCGCTACTTCGGCATGAGTGCCGGGACGTTCGAGGTCGAATTCGGTTTTCCTGTCGAGGGAGGCGTCGAAGGCAGTGGCCGGGTCGTCACCGGGTTGACTCCCTCGGGCAAAGCCGCGAGTAGCCTCTACATCGGCCCGTATGGCGAAATCGAAGCGGTCTACGACGCGCTCATGAAGTGGGTTGACGATAATGGCTTTGACCTGAGTGGCGAGGCATATGAAATTTATCTCGACAATCCTGCCGAAACAGCGCCTGACCAGCTCAGAACGCGAGTCTCTCTGATGCTTCACGAAAGCTGA
- a CDS encoding penicillin-binding protein 1A, translating to MKIAGLLLVVLLGAGAVFGLDLFKGLPSVQELENPKPELASLVYSEDGKLLHKFFLKNRTFVPLRSISRWAPAALIATEDVTFYQHWGVDLRRLAIALGENIIKGRTRWQGASTITQQLAKNLFLTQERTLSRKAKELVTAVQLERTYTKNEILALYLNTVYFGSGAYGIESAAQTYFGKPASQLTIPESATLIATLKNPTAYDPSKDPSSSLARRNLIIGLMEKAGFITHAQAVRAKATPLVLHYTPVTQQGLAPYFTEYIRQTIKSSSMLEGVNVYRDGLTIQTTLDSRMQQYAQQAIGEQAAALQAQFDRSWRCPESLKIQFIKESARYKEMVNEEGVPANTALARLKADSAWLNNLLHQKTRVQMALIALDPSNGHVKAWVGGTNFGPDDYRYQFDHVWQAKRQPGSAFKPFVYAAAIDQGIPANYRILDQPLALKSGNGGVWVARNAEGGSGGMTTLRDALAHSLNQVTVRLAYEFLSPSEIISYARRMGITSPMQPNLSIALGTSEVSPLELARAYTTFANNGAWCDVLPVTKVLDKHGRVIAEHQPSSHLGLDPATNYVMVTMLKDVIDRGTGIAARTRYGLDMEVAGKTGTTQSQRDAWFAGFTPKLVAVVWAGFDDERIHFTSMEYGQGARAALPAWANFMKKCYSDPSLKLEKTYFPMPDNVIAVPIAGSSTEPSDVLNRNVSVEYFTPKGYARYQAGDFNRAPQPVNSGAVGNPDSTGAQQPPVPTAPTAPTAPASTDSTGSRARR from the coding sequence ATGAAAATTGCCGGTCTTCTTCTTGTCGTTCTTCTTGGAGCCGGCGCTGTGTTCGGACTCGATCTTTTCAAAGGCCTTCCAAGCGTTCAGGAGCTTGAAAATCCCAAGCCGGAACTGGCCTCGCTGGTCTATTCGGAAGACGGCAAACTCCTGCACAAGTTTTTCCTGAAAAACAGAACCTTCGTACCGCTCAGGTCAATATCCAGGTGGGCGCCTGCGGCACTCATCGCCACCGAGGATGTGACCTTCTACCAGCACTGGGGCGTTGACCTCCGGCGTCTGGCCATCGCCTTAGGCGAAAATATCATCAAGGGTCGCACCCGCTGGCAAGGCGCGAGCACCATCACGCAGCAGCTCGCCAAAAACCTTTTCCTGACCCAGGAGCGCACCCTGAGCCGCAAGGCCAAGGAGCTCGTCACGGCGGTTCAGCTCGAACGCACCTATACCAAAAACGAGATTCTGGCCCTCTATCTGAACACCGTCTACTTCGGATCGGGCGCTTACGGCATCGAGTCGGCAGCCCAGACCTATTTCGGCAAACCGGCCAGCCAGCTCACCATTCCCGAGAGCGCCACGTTGATCGCAACGCTGAAAAATCCGACGGCCTACGATCCGTCCAAAGACCCTTCGTCGTCGCTGGCTCGGCGCAACCTGATTATCGGGCTGATGGAAAAGGCGGGGTTCATCACCCACGCCCAGGCCGTCAGGGCAAAGGCCACGCCGCTGGTGCTGCACTACACGCCCGTCACCCAACAGGGCCTGGCCCCCTACTTCACCGAGTACATCCGGCAGACCATCAAATCGTCGTCCATGCTTGAAGGCGTCAACGTTTACCGCGACGGTCTGACCATCCAGACCACGCTCGACAGCCGGATGCAGCAATACGCGCAACAGGCCATCGGCGAACAGGCGGCGGCCCTGCAAGCGCAGTTTGACCGGAGCTGGCGCTGCCCCGAGTCGCTCAAGATCCAGTTCATCAAGGAGAGCGCCCGGTACAAGGAGATGGTAAACGAGGAGGGTGTTCCCGCAAACACGGCGCTTGCCCGGCTGAAGGCCGATAGCGCCTGGCTGAACAATCTGCTTCACCAGAAAACGCGGGTGCAGATGGCGCTCATCGCCCTTGACCCGTCGAACGGCCATGTCAAAGCGTGGGTTGGCGGCACCAATTTCGGGCCAGATGACTATCGCTACCAGTTCGACCATGTTTGGCAGGCCAAGCGTCAGCCCGGTTCGGCCTTCAAGCCCTTCGTCTATGCGGCTGCCATCGACCAGGGCATACCGGCAAACTACAGGATTCTTGACCAGCCCCTCGCGCTGAAAAGCGGCAACGGCGGCGTCTGGGTAGCCCGGAACGCCGAGGGCGGCTCCGGCGGCATGACGACGCTGCGCGACGCACTGGCCCACTCGCTCAACCAGGTCACCGTCAGGCTCGCCTACGAGTTCCTGAGTCCTTCGGAAATCATCAGTTACGCCCGTCGCATGGGCATCACCTCCCCCATGCAGCCCAACCTGTCGATCGCGCTCGGCACATCAGAGGTCTCGCCGCTCGAACTGGCCAGGGCATATACCACTTTTGCCAATAACGGCGCCTGGTGCGACGTGCTTCCCGTAACCAAAGTGCTCGACAAGCACGGCCGGGTGATTGCCGAACACCAGCCCAGCAGCCATCTGGGACTCGATCCGGCGACCAACTACGTCATGGTCACCATGCTCAAGGATGTGATCGACCGAGGCACGGGTATCGCCGCCAGGACGCGCTACGGCCTCGACATGGAGGTGGCCGGTAAAACCGGCACCACCCAGAGCCAGCGCGACGCCTGGTTCGCCGGGTTCACCCCAAAGCTCGTAGCCGTAGTCTGGGCGGGATTCGATGACGAACGGATTCATTTCACCTCGATGGAGTATGGACAGGGCGCCAGAGCCGCGCTTCCGGCGTGGGCGAACTTCATGAAAAAGTGTTACTCCGATCCTTCGCTCAAGCTTGAAAAAACCTACTTCCCGATGCCCGACAACGTTATTGCCGTGCCGATTGCAGGCTCATCGACCGAGCCGTCCGACGTGCTAAACCGTAACGTCTCTGTCGAATATTTCACGCCAAAAGGCTACGCACGCTACCAGGCTGGCGATTTCAACAGAGCGCCGCAACCGGTCAATTCCGGCGCGGTTGGCAATCCGGACAGCACCGGCGCGCAGCAACCGCCTGTCCCGACAGCACCGACAGCACCGACAGCACCGGCAAGCACCGACAGCACCGGCAGCCGCGCCCGCAGATAA
- a CDS encoding TIGR03915 family putative DNA repair protein, translating to MNKYFYDGTPEGLVSAIGAILESGDDPEQTVLSIRQDTLFEEGLFLRTDSAVAEALFQRLRERAPDAVQTLWYFTMTEVDGLATSLLRYIALAFEHGDQVNGYLTHPDVKAVVATARKVGRELHRMKGLLRFEQLRDGTWLARMEPDHNVIQPLARHFSRRLRTQEWFIYDARRHSAAHWDGHALSFGTLERFSRPELSPEERVMQQLWQTFFKTIAIPERKNPRLQQSNMPAKYWKYLTEKQGE from the coding sequence ATGAACAAGTATTTCTACGACGGAACGCCAGAAGGACTGGTATCGGCCATTGGCGCGATTCTCGAAAGCGGCGATGATCCGGAGCAAACCGTGCTCTCCATCCGTCAGGATACGCTCTTCGAGGAGGGGTTGTTCCTGCGCACCGACTCCGCTGTTGCCGAAGCGCTTTTCCAGCGGCTCCGGGAGCGAGCGCCCGACGCGGTGCAGACGCTCTGGTACTTCACGATGACCGAGGTCGATGGGCTGGCGACGAGCCTCTTGCGCTACATCGCGCTCGCCTTCGAGCACGGCGACCAGGTCAACGGCTACCTGACGCATCCTGACGTCAAGGCGGTTGTCGCCACCGCTCGCAAAGTCGGACGTGAACTGCACCGCATGAAAGGACTGCTGCGTTTCGAGCAGCTCCGCGACGGTACCTGGCTGGCGCGGATGGAGCCCGACCACAACGTCATCCAGCCCCTGGCACGCCACTTCAGCCGCCGCTTGCGTACGCAAGAGTGGTTCATCTACGATGCCCGCCGCCACAGCGCCGCTCACTGGGACGGCCACGCACTCAGCTTCGGTACTCTCGAACGGTTTAGCCGCCCGGAACTCTCCCCGGAGGAACGGGTCATGCAGCAGCTCTGGCAAACCTTCTTCAAAACCATCGCCATTCCCGAACGAAAAAACCCCCGCCTTCAGCAATCCAACATGCCAGCGAAGTACTGGAAATATCTGACTGAAAAGCAGGGGGAGTGA
- a CDS encoding phytoene desaturase family protein: MNVSNLHCIVIGAGIGGLAAGALLARQGMQVVVLEAQRYPGGCAATFTFGAYRFDAGATVGCGFHPGGPLDLLGRELGIDWPVHAEPLAWQYRHRDLRLDLLSSRDSIISRFPRSKPFWDEQARLARTLWRLSADALPWPVSNLQDVAGLAGRALATLPDSAFLLSFMQRTALAWLASHGLDSDAEFVRFIDAQLMISVQTTSRHANALNAAIALDLPVAGTWRVEGGIGTVAQCLADSIGRDGGAVLYGKKVIRLDTIKRGALGVETADGDALATDALVANLTPESLDILDEFRPESEQDAPPSDGWSAFMLYLGVDASLFKKAGADHLQIVAPEGELGECRSLFVSASPAGDAGRAPEGQRAVTVSTHTKPERWFEAMRQGREVYEALKQEYTDKVLALLYEQLPDARGAIRSMTAATPHSWQQWTGRHHGLVGGYAQTSLFGVRGPATKYDNLFLVGDSIFPGQSLPGVVTGARRTVELLLRRAGKLGRL; encoded by the coding sequence ATGAACGTAAGCAATCTGCACTGTATCGTTATCGGAGCCGGAATCGGCGGGCTTGCCGCTGGAGCGTTGCTGGCTCGCCAAGGTATGCAAGTGGTGGTGCTCGAAGCGCAGCGCTATCCCGGCGGCTGTGCAGCAACTTTCACTTTCGGCGCTTACCGCTTCGATGCGGGAGCAACCGTTGGGTGTGGCTTTCACCCTGGCGGGCCGCTCGACCTGCTTGGCCGCGAACTCGGCATTGACTGGCCGGTGCACGCCGAACCGCTCGCCTGGCAGTACCGCCACCGCGACCTTCGGCTTGATCTTCTCTCCTCGCGTGACTCGATAATTTCTCGATTTCCGCGCTCGAAACCGTTCTGGGACGAACAGGCTCGGCTCGCCCGAACGCTCTGGCGTTTGTCCGCCGATGCGCTGCCGTGGCCGGTCTCGAACTTGCAGGATGTTGCCGGGCTTGCTGGCCGAGCGCTTGCCACTTTACCGGACTCCGCCTTTCTCCTGTCCTTCATGCAGCGCACAGCGCTTGCCTGGCTTGCTTCGCACGGCCTCGATTCCGATGCGGAGTTTGTGCGTTTTATCGACGCTCAACTCATGATCTCCGTCCAGACCACCTCGCGCCACGCCAACGCGCTCAACGCGGCGATCGCGCTCGACCTGCCGGTGGCGGGAACGTGGCGCGTCGAGGGCGGCATCGGCACTGTCGCCCAATGCCTGGCCGACTCCATCGGGCGCGATGGCGGAGCGGTGCTGTACGGCAAAAAGGTGATCCGTCTCGATACGATCAAGCGCGGGGCGCTCGGCGTCGAAACCGCCGATGGCGACGCCTTGGCAACCGATGCGCTTGTCGCGAATCTCACGCCGGAGTCTCTCGACATTCTCGATGAATTCCGTCCGGAGAGCGAACAGGATGCGCCGCCATCCGACGGCTGGAGCGCCTTCATGCTCTACCTCGGCGTCGATGCGTCACTGTTCAAGAAAGCCGGAGCTGATCACCTGCAAATCGTCGCGCCGGAGGGCGAGCTTGGCGAGTGCCGGAGTCTGTTCGTTTCCGCCTCACCGGCGGGCGATGCCGGACGGGCGCCTGAGGGGCAACGTGCGGTGACTGTTTCAACCCACACGAAGCCCGAACGCTGGTTTGAAGCGATGCGGCAGGGTCGCGAGGTGTATGAAGCGCTGAAGCAGGAGTACACCGATAAAGTGCTCGCACTGCTTTACGAGCAGCTTCCGGATGCTCGCGGTGCGATCCGTTCGATGACAGCCGCTACGCCGCACTCGTGGCAACAGTGGACGGGCCGGCATCACGGGCTGGTCGGCGGCTACGCACAGACCTCGCTCTTCGGTGTGCGCGGACCAGCTACGAAGTACGACAACCTCTTCCTCGTCGGAGACTCGATTTTTCCGGGCCAGTCGCTGCCGGGTGTGGTTACCGGAGCGCGCCGGACGGTGGAGCTGCTCTTGCGCCGCGCCGGGAAGCTGGGGCGGTTATAG
- a CDS encoding putative DNA modification/repair radical SAM protein encodes MELQEKITILSGAARYDASCASSGCSNDTPYRGTGNTSQGGICHSWADDGRCISLLKILLSNDCRYDCAYCVNRSSNPVPRASFTAREVVDLTMEFYRRNYIEGLFLSSAVWDSPDRTMEEMVRVAEILRNEERFGGYIHLKVIPGSSADLIRRAGLAADRISVNIELPSNESLKRLAPQKSKESILTPMKLIGAEAGFSLVERTKSRKAPRFAPAGQSTQMIIGASPETDLQILQLSQSLYRKMNLKRVYYSAFVPVNDDNRLPVLAAPPLLREHRLYQADWLLRFYGFSAEEILSDDAPNLDESFDPKTAWALRHPEFFPVEINRADYATLLRVPGIGITSAKRIIAARRFAPVTHEGMKKIGVVMKRAKYFITCSGRPFEKIDQQPARLRQRLLLGDGSEQKQPQQLVLPGLFA; translated from the coding sequence ATGGAGCTTCAGGAAAAAATCACCATCCTTTCGGGGGCCGCGCGGTATGACGCTTCGTGCGCGTCGAGCGGTTGCAGCAATGACACGCCGTACCGGGGAACGGGCAACACCTCGCAGGGCGGCATCTGCCACTCGTGGGCGGATGACGGGCGCTGCATTTCTCTTCTGAAAATCCTGCTCTCCAATGACTGCCGGTACGACTGCGCCTACTGCGTCAACCGCTCGTCGAATCCGGTGCCTCGTGCGTCGTTCACCGCGCGGGAGGTGGTTGATCTGACCATGGAGTTCTACCGGCGCAACTATATCGAGGGGCTGTTCCTCAGCTCCGCGGTGTGGGATAGCCCCGACCGCACGATGGAGGAGATGGTGCGCGTGGCGGAAATCCTGCGCAACGAGGAGCGCTTCGGCGGCTACATCCACCTCAAGGTCATTCCCGGCAGTAGCGCCGACCTGATCCGGCGCGCGGGGTTGGCCGCCGATCGCATCAGCGTCAACATCGAGTTGCCGTCGAACGAGTCGCTGAAACGGCTCGCTCCACAGAAAAGCAAGGAATCGATTCTGACTCCGATGAAACTCATCGGCGCGGAGGCTGGCTTCAGCCTCGTCGAGCGCACCAAGAGCCGCAAGGCTCCACGCTTCGCTCCGGCGGGGCAGAGTACGCAGATGATTATCGGTGCAAGTCCCGAAACCGATCTCCAGATTCTCCAGCTTTCGCAGAGTTTGTATCGCAAGATGAACCTCAAGCGCGTCTATTACTCGGCCTTCGTGCCTGTCAACGATGACAACCGCCTGCCGGTGCTCGCTGCGCCGCCGCTTCTGCGCGAGCATCGCCTCTACCAGGCCGACTGGCTTTTGCGTTTCTACGGCTTTTCAGCAGAGGAGATTCTTTCCGACGACGCGCCGAACCTCGACGAATCGTTCGATCCCAAAACCGCCTGGGCGTTGCGCCATCCGGAGTTTTTCCCGGTCGAAATCAACCGCGCCGATTACGCCACACTGCTCCGCGTTCCCGGCATTGGCATCACCTCGGCCAAGCGCATCATTGCCGCCCGTCGCTTCGCGCCCGTCACGCACGAGGGCATGAAAAAGATTGGCGTGGTGATGAAACGGGCAAAATACTTTATCACCTGCTCGGGCCGCCCGTTCGAGAAGATCGACCAGCAACCCGCTCGCCTCCGCCAGCGGCTGCTGCTTGGTGATGGCAGTGAGCAGAAACAGCCGCAGCAGCTTGTGTTGCCTGGGCTTTTCGCCTGA
- a CDS encoding DedA family protein — MELFSKLADFILHIDRHLQLLASEYGLWLYGILFLIVFCETGLVVFPLLPGDSLLFAAGSLAAIPMSQLSPHWLFVIFTTAALLGDTVNYWIGRSLGPKVFHFEKSAFFNPEHLQKTRGFFEKYGGKTIIIARFIPIVRTFTPFVAGVGALPYPRFIMFSIVGALLWVGVFSYGGYFFGQLPVIKANLKLMIVGIIAVSLLIPAIEFVKHHFRRKASLDAD; from the coding sequence ATGGAGCTTTTCTCGAAACTTGCCGATTTTATTCTGCACATTGACAGGCACCTTCAGCTTCTCGCTTCGGAGTATGGTCTGTGGCTTTATGGAATCCTTTTTCTGATTGTATTCTGCGAAACCGGTCTGGTGGTTTTTCCGCTTTTGCCAGGTGACTCGCTGCTCTTCGCCGCCGGATCGCTCGCCGCGATTCCGATGTCGCAGCTCAGCCCGCACTGGCTCTTCGTCATCTTCACGACTGCGGCGCTTTTGGGCGATACGGTCAACTACTGGATCGGCAGAAGTCTTGGGCCGAAGGTGTTCCATTTTGAAAAGTCCGCGTTTTTCAATCCGGAGCACCTGCAAAAGACGCGCGGCTTTTTCGAAAAATACGGAGGCAAGACCATCATCATCGCCCGTTTTATTCCTATTGTCCGCACCTTTACGCCATTCGTGGCTGGCGTCGGGGCCTTGCCCTATCCGAGATTTATCATGTTCAGCATTGTCGGGGCGCTGCTCTGGGTGGGGGTCTTCAGCTATGGCGGGTACTTTTTCGGACAACTGCCGGTAATCAAGGCCAACCTGAAACTGATGATTGTGGGCATTATCGCCGTATCGCTGTTGATACCAGCCATCGAGTTCGTGAAGCATCATTTTCGGCGCAAGGCCAGTCTGGATGCGGATTGA
- the guaA gene encoding glutamine-hydrolyzing GMP synthase: MQSVIVLDFGSQYTQLIARRIREIGIYSEIFPYHTKAETIRAHQPKAIILSGGPNSVYDEKAFMPDPEVFSLGVPVLGICYGLQAIAKHFGGNVESSSKQEFGRAKMLVNHDESESLLFRDIPDSDVWMSHGDKVTQLPEGFRVTASTANAEVCAIESFGSKAALKVYGLQFHPEVQHSLYGKQLLSNFLIDIAGITPDWSPKSFIQHQIEEIKRVAGDSTVVCGISGGVDSTVAAVLVSKAIGDKLHCVFVDNGLLRKDEAVKVMEFLKPLGLNISLVDASDLFLGRLKGVASPEKKRKIIGRTFIQVFEKNIHDEKFLVQGTLYPDVIESVSVKGPSETIKSHHNVGGLPKRMKLKLIEPLRELFKDEVRAVGRELGIAEDILMRHPFPGPGLAVRVLGSLTRERLDVLRDADQIFIDELKSSGLYSKVWQAFSVLLPVQSVGVMGDKRTYENVLALRAVESTDGMTADWAHLPHDFLAKVSNRIINEVRGINRVVYDISSKPPATIEWE, from the coding sequence CTGCAATCGGTCATCGTCCTCGATTTCGGTTCACAGTACACTCAGCTCATCGCACGGCGCATCCGCGAGATCGGCATCTACTCCGAGATTTTTCCGTACCACACAAAGGCCGAAACCATCCGGGCGCATCAGCCGAAAGCGATCATCCTCTCCGGCGGCCCGAACAGCGTCTATGACGAAAAAGCATTCATGCCCGACCCGGAGGTGTTCAGCCTCGGCGTGCCGGTGCTCGGCATCTGCTACGGCCTGCAGGCCATCGCCAAGCACTTCGGCGGCAACGTCGAAAGCTCCTCGAAGCAGGAGTTCGGACGCGCCAAGATGCTGGTGAACCACGACGAGAGCGAGAGCCTGCTCTTCCGCGACATCCCCGATTCGGACGTCTGGATGAGCCATGGCGACAAGGTGACGCAGCTGCCGGAGGGCTTCCGCGTGACGGCGAGCACCGCGAATGCCGAGGTGTGCGCCATCGAGAGCTTCGGCAGCAAAGCCGCGCTCAAGGTCTATGGCTTGCAGTTTCACCCCGAAGTGCAACACTCGCTCTACGGCAAGCAGCTGCTCTCGAACTTTTTGATCGACATCGCGGGCATCACGCCGGACTGGTCGCCGAAGAGCTTCATCCAGCACCAGATCGAGGAGATCAAGCGGGTTGCGGGCGACTCGACCGTGGTGTGCGGCATCAGCGGCGGCGTCGATTCCACGGTGGCCGCCGTGCTCGTCAGCAAGGCGATCGGCGACAAGCTGCACTGCGTCTTTGTTGACAACGGCCTGCTCCGCAAGGATGAAGCGGTGAAGGTGATGGAGTTCCTCAAGCCGCTCGGTCTGAACATTTCGCTCGTCGACGCCAGCGATCTCTTTTTAGGGCGACTCAAAGGCGTAGCCTCGCCAGAGAAGAAGCGCAAGATCATCGGGCGCACCTTCATTCAGGTGTTCGAAAAGAACATTCACGACGAGAAGTTCCTCGTGCAGGGCACGCTCTACCCGGACGTGATCGAGAGCGTCAGCGTGAAAGGACCGTCCGAGACGATCAAGTCGCACCACAACGTCGGCGGCCTGCCGAAGCGCATGAAGCTCAAGCTCATCGAGCCGCTGCGCGAGCTGTTCAAGGATGAAGTCCGCGCCGTCGGACGCGAGCTTGGCATCGCCGAGGACATCCTGATGCGCCACCCCTTCCCCGGCCCCGGCCTCGCCGTGCGCGTGCTCGGCTCGCTCACGCGGGAGCGCCTCGACGTGCTGCGCGACGCCGACCAGATTTTCATCGACGAGCTGAAGTCGAGCGGCCTCTACTCGAAGGTGTGGCAGGCCTTCTCGGTGCTCCTGCCGGTGCAGTCGGTCGGCGTGATGGGCGACAAACGCACCTACGAAAACGTGCTCGCCTTGCGAGCCGTGGAATCCACCGACGGCATGACCGCCGACTGGGCGCACCTCCCCCACGACTTCCTCGCCAAAGTCTCGAACCGCATCATCAACGAAGTGAGAGGCATCAACCGTGTGGTATACGATATTTCCTCGAAACCGCCAGCCACGATCGAGTGGGAGTGA
- the serB gene encoding phosphoserine phosphatase SerB, whose translation MHELLLINISGPDKPGLTSKITEVLARYNVPVLDIGQSVIHNHLSLGMLIEVPKASASAPILKDLLFTAHTLKLEIEFSPISTRDYHKWVGEQGKPRYLLSLLGRKITSEHLERVTTLVASHGFNIDTINRLSGRLPLKDEGDSGKTKACIEFSLRGAPANEEQFRTEMLAITDSLGIDIAFQEDNIFRRTRRLVVFDMDSTLITSEVIDELAKEAGSGELVAAITEQAMRGELDFTESLKKRVGTLAGLEESTLQKVAERLQLTEGAEHLFYNLHRLGFKTAILSGGFTYFGRYLQKKLNIDYVFANELEIVDGKMTGNVIGQVVDGKRKAELLEQIAATENIRLEQTVAVGDGANDLPMLGKAGLGIAFRAKPIVRETAKQAISTLGLDAILYLMGFRDRDALAV comes from the coding sequence ATGCACGAACTGCTGCTCATCAACATTTCCGGGCCGGACAAGCCGGGCCTGACCTCCAAAATTACCGAAGTGCTTGCACGATACAACGTGCCGGTGCTCGACATCGGCCAGTCGGTCATTCACAACCACCTCTCGCTCGGGATGCTCATCGAGGTGCCGAAAGCCTCCGCCTCCGCGCCGATCCTGAAAGACCTGCTCTTCACGGCGCACACGCTCAAGCTGGAGATCGAGTTTTCACCCATCTCCACGCGCGACTACCACAAATGGGTTGGCGAACAGGGCAAGCCGCGCTACCTGCTCTCGCTGCTCGGCAGAAAAATCACGTCGGAACATCTCGAACGGGTCACCACGCTGGTCGCCAGCCACGGCTTCAACATCGACACGATCAACCGCCTCTCGGGCCGTCTGCCGCTCAAGGACGAGGGCGATTCCGGCAAAACAAAAGCCTGCATCGAGTTTTCGCTGAGGGGTGCACCCGCAAACGAAGAACAGTTCAGAACTGAAATGCTGGCCATCACCGACAGCCTCGGCATCGACATCGCCTTCCAGGAGGACAACATCTTCCGGCGGACGCGACGGCTCGTGGTGTTCGACATGGACTCAACGCTGATTACGTCAGAGGTGATCGACGAACTGGCCAAAGAGGCCGGATCAGGCGAGCTGGTGGCGGCGATCACCGAGCAGGCGATGCGCGGCGAACTCGACTTCACCGAGAGCCTGAAAAAGCGCGTCGGCACGCTGGCGGGGCTGGAAGAATCGACGCTGCAGAAGGTGGCCGAGCGGCTGCAACTGACCGAAGGCGCCGAGCACCTCTTCTACAACCTGCATCGCCTCGGCTTCAAAACCGCCATCCTCTCCGGCGGCTTCACCTACTTCGGGCGCTACTTGCAGAAAAAGCTCAACATCGACTACGTCTTCGCCAACGAGCTTGAAATCGTGGACGGCAAGATGACCGGCAACGTCATCGGTCAGGTGGTCGATGGCAAGCGCAAGGCGGAGCTGCTCGAGCAGATCGCCGCCACGGAAAACATCCGCCTCGAACAGACCGTTGCGGTCGGCGATGGCGCCAACGACCTGCCAATGCTCGGCAAAGCCGGACTCGGCATCG
- a CDS encoding alpha/beta fold hydrolase, with protein MSYLTSSRCKLFYEDTAEQNPSLKDKPAILFVNGWAISSRYWRPTIDLLRQDFRCVTYDQSGTGKTSIDGCQPDLTIGGFADEAGALIEHLGLDKSRNLHIVGHSMGGMVATELCLRYRDALLSATILACGIFEETPFTSLGLMFLGGLIDVSMNFRNMFRVEPLRTLFIKRAATGHISKEYSDIIIEDFTTSDKAATNAVGHFSIDPEALRTYTRSVIEIASPVLCCVGMADHTIPPEGTITLFEKRKASATSPTRLVQFMHLGHLPMLEDTPCFVEQLKKHFDFAEHFYKKTQPATPLADRVQIQ; from the coding sequence ATGAGTTACCTTACTTCGTCACGTTGCAAACTTTTCTATGAGGATACCGCCGAACAGAATCCTTCGCTGAAGGACAAACCGGCGATTCTCTTCGTCAACGGCTGGGCGATTTCGTCCCGGTACTGGAGGCCCACTATCGACCTGCTCAGGCAGGATTTCCGCTGCGTCACCTACGACCAGAGCGGCACGGGCAAAACCTCCATCGACGGGTGCCAGCCCGATCTGACGATTGGCGGATTCGCCGATGAGGCCGGCGCATTGATCGAGCATCTCGGGCTCGACAAAAGCCGAAACCTGCACATCGTCGGCCACTCGATGGGAGGCATGGTGGCCACGGAGCTGTGCTTGCGCTACCGCGACGCGCTACTCTCGGCAACGATTCTGGCCTGCGGTATTTTCGAGGAGACGCCGTTCACCTCGCTCGGCCTGATGTTCCTCGGCGGACTGATCGACGTTTCGATGAACTTCCGGAACATGTTCCGGGTTGAACCGCTGCGCACACTCTTCATCAAGCGTGCAGCCACCGGGCACATCAGCAAGGAGTACAGCGACATCATCATCGAGGATTTCACCACATCCGACAAGGCGGCCACCAACGCGGTGGGCCATTTCTCAATCGATCCCGAAGCGCTGCGAACCTACACCCGGAGCGTCATCGAGATCGCCTCGCCGGTGCTCTGCTGCGTCGGCATGGCCGACCACACCATTCCGCCCGAAGGCACCATCACGCTGTTCGAGAAGCGCAAGGCGTCAGCGACATCGCCAACAAGGCTCGTACAGTTCATGCACCTCGGCCATCTGCCCATGCTCGAAGACACGCCGTGCTTTGTCGAGCAGCTGAAAAAACATTTTGATTTTGCGGAACATTTTTATAAAAAGACTCAGCCTGCCACGCCTCTGGCCGACCGGGTGCAGATTCAATGA